Proteins from one Penicillium digitatum chromosome 2, complete sequence genomic window:
- a CDS encoding WW/Rsp5/WWP, with amino-acid sequence MSFAPPSGPPPPSVPEGWKAQYDDRYHAWFYVDLATGKSQWDRPEAAPPHGDPPPPSYNNAGPGDPAAIANVGDQKQHMGSNNPYNPSTNAGPGNANSHVIDEDARLAAKLQAEEDARAGTRGAGAGSGDRGASSDYYNDASRPQSTGPGGYATGSASHSPMPEQAQKRSKGGFLSKLMGKSLSKPSRPQQQYASYAQQGPPPGAYYGGGYPPQQGPQPGYGLSGPGYGGGYGGFPQQGGYYHQQPPRRQGGGGMGTAGAAALGVGGGLLGGLLIADAIDDFHDNDDYGGGGDDYGGGDDFGGGDF; translated from the exons ATGTCGTTCGCCCCGCCTTCTGGGCCTCCACCGCCCTCGGTACCTGAGGGATGGAAAGCGCAGTATGACGATCGATACCACGCTTG GTTTTATGTAGACCTTGCTACAGGCAAATCGCAATGGGACCGCCCGGAAGCCGCCCCACCGCACGGTGACCCTCCCCCGCCATCATACAACAACGCCGGGCCTGGAGACCCAGCAGCGATAGCCAATGTGGGAGACCAGAAGCAACACATGGGTTCAAACAACCCTTATAACCCTTCAACAAATGCTGGCCCAGGCAATGCGAACTCTCACGTGATCGACGAAGACGCACGACTTGCCGCTAAGCTTCAAGCCGAGGAAGATGCCCGGGCTGGCACACGAGGAGCAGGAGCCGGCTCAGGAGATCGTGGGGCCTCCTCGGACTACTACAACGATGCCTCGCGGCCACAGTCCACTGGTCCAGGCGGATATGCGACGGGCTCAGCATCGCATAGCCCGATGCCTGAACAGGCACAAAAGCGCAGCAAAGGTGGGTTTTTGAGCAAGCTGATGGGCAAGAGCTTAAGCAAGCCGTCTCGGCCACAGCAACAGTACGCCTCGTATGCCCAGCAAGGTCCTCCTCCTGGTGCTTATTACGGCGGTGGCTATCCTCCGCAACAGGGGCCCCAGCCTGGATATGGACTCTCCGGACCGGGATACGGAGGCGGATACGGAGGATTCCCGCAGCAGGGTGGATATTACCATCAGCAACCGCCCCGCAGGCAAGGTGGAGGGGGTATGGGAACTGCCGGTGCTGCTGCTCTAGGAGTTGGTGGCGGTTTGCTTGGCGGTTTGCTGATTGCTGATGCTATCGATGATTTTCATGACAACGATGATTACGGCGGTGGCGGTGATGATTatggtggtggtgatgacTTCGGAGGAGGCGACTTCTAA